One genomic segment of Hordeum vulgare subsp. vulgare chromosome 2H, MorexV3_pseudomolecules_assembly, whole genome shotgun sequence includes these proteins:
- the LOC123430916 gene encoding G-type lectin S-receptor-like serine/threonine-protein kinase B120, producing the protein MTKMKQAGTPCIPVLILLFLTPFCRSDDRLSPARPLSPGDTIVSKGGDFALGFFSPDGSNTSLYLGIWYHNMPGRTVVWTANRDDPIAAGSSPTLAITNSSDLVLSDSQGRTPWVVKSDITGLGVAAVLLDTGNFVLQSPNGTSIWQSFDHPTDTLLPGRIVLSKKGRVIWRLVASKGLNDLSTGVFSMSLDPSSDLQFFLWNGTRPYRRLSIFNGEMVVGNIYQNTVVYEAIVRAGDGLYYDFRVSDDSQYAHLTLDYMGVLILRFNNRSSWTTITAPPSCNIYASCGPFSYCDYTEAVCRCLDGFVPSGPNFSSGCRRIEELKCSKQSHFVTLPRMMVPDKFLRVHNRSFGECMTECSNNCLCTAYAYANFSTNDAIADQSRCLVWTGELIDTGKFSDYGENLYLRLANSPVQKNNKLVKIVPPTMACVLVLACIVLVSICKYKGTWQKKEIHKGLMLGYLNSSSEMDGEHVEFPFVSFEDIAAATDNFSEFNQIGSGGFGKVYKGLLQGDKEVAIKRLSKGSAQGIEEFKNEIILIAKLQHRNLVRLLGCCVYGDERLLIYEYLPNKSLDTFLFDDTRQYLLDWPTRFKIIKGVARGLLYLHRDSRLTIIHRDLKPSNILLDSEMTPKISDFGMARIFGGNKEEANTTRVVGTYGYMSPEYVMGGAFSVKSDTYSFGVLLLEIVSGLKITSQQLVMNFVGLTAYAWRLWEDGKATELVHSSVTESCSLQEVLRCIHVGLLCVQDCQNDRPLMASVTFMLENESALLPTPKQPAYFPLRSFEPGNIRENMENSMNVVSITTLEGR; encoded by the exons atgaCGAAGATGAAGCAGGCCGGCACGCCGTGCATTCCGGTTTTGATCCTCCTGTTCTTGACTCCATTCTGCAGATCCGATGACCGGCTGTCGCCTGCGAGGCCGCTCTCCCCTGGCGACACGATCGTCTCCAAGGGCGGGGACTTCGCGCTCGGCTTCTTCTCCCCCGACGGCTCCAACACAAGCCTGTACCTTGGCATATGGTACCACAACATGCCCGGCCGCACCGTCGTATGGACCGCCAACCGCGACGATCCAATcgccgcaggttcgtctccgacgctcGCCATCACCAACAGTTCTGACCTGGTGCTGTCGGACTCCCAAGGTCGCACTCCTTGGGTGGTGAAGAGCGACATCACGGGCTTGGGAGTTGCTGCGGTGCTGCTTGACACGGGGAACTTTGTcctccagtctccaaatggcacGTCCATATGGCAGAGTTTTGATCACCCGACGGACACGCTCCTCCCAGGTAGGATTGTGTTGAGCAAGAAGGGTCGTGTTATTTGGCGCCTTGTTGCTTCTAAGGGCCTCAATGACCTATCAACTGGGGTCTTCTCTATGAGCCTTGATCCTAGCTCAGATCTTCAGTTTTTCCTTTGGAACGGGACTAGGCCCTACCGCCGTCTCTCTATCTTCAACGGCGAGATGGTAGTTGGCAACATATACCAGAATACGGTCGTGTATGAAGCCATTGTCAGGGCAGGGGATGGGCTCTATTATGATTTTAGAGTCTCCGATGACTCACAGTATGCACATCTTACGCTCGACTACATGGGTGTGTTGATTCTGAGATTTAACAACCGTTCGTCCTGGACTACCATCACCGCACCCCCTAGCTGCAACATCTACGCTTCATGTGGCCCGTTCAGCTATTGTGACTACACGGAGGCTGTCTGTCGTTGCCTCGATGGGTTTGTGCCCTCTGGTCCTAACTTTTCAAGCGGATGTAGAAGAATCGAAGAGCTGAAATGCAGCAAGCAAAGTCATTTCGTGACCTTACCTAGGATGATGGTCCCCGACAAATTTTTACGTGTCCACAACAGAAGCTTTGGCGAGTGCATGACTGAGTGCAGCAACAATTGCTTGTGTACAGCCTACGCTTATGCCAACTTCAGCACTAATGATGCTATTGCCGACCAGTCGAGGTGCTTGGTTTGGACAGGGGAGCTTATCGACACAGGAAAGTTTAGCGACTATGGCGAGAACCTGTACCTCCGGCTTGCCAACTCTCCTG TTCAAAAGAATAACAAATTGGTAAAGATTGTACCACCAACCATGGCATGCGTGCTGGTACTTGCATGTATAGTCCTTGTCAGTATATGCAAATACAAAG GCACATGGCAGAAGAAGGAAATACACAAGGGATTGATGCTAGGATACCTTAACTCGTCCAGTGAAATGGATGGTGAACATGTCGAGTTTCCATTTGTTAGCTTCGAAGATATTGCTGCTGCAACTGATAATTTCTCTGAATTTAACCAAATTGGAAGTGGAGGTTTTGGTAAAGTTTACAAG GGACTGTTGCAAGGTGACAAAGAAGTTGCTATCAAAAGGCTTAGTAAGGGTTCTGCCCAAGGGATAGAGGagttcaaaaatgaaataattctAATTGCAAAATTGCAACACAGAAATCTTGTTAGACTTCTTGGTTGTTGTGTTTATGGAGATGAGAGGTTACTTATCTATGAATACTTACCTAACAAAAGCTTGGACACATTTCTTTTTG ATGATACAAGACAATATCTGCTTGATTGGCCCACACGCTTCAAAATAATCAAAGGGGTAGCCAGAGGGCTTCTTTACCTCCACCGAGACTCAAGATTAACTATAATTCACAGAGATCTCAAACCAAGCAACATCTTGTTGGATTCCGAAATGACTCCCAAAATATCAGACTTCGGTATGGCGAGGATCTTTGGTGGAAACAAAGAAGAGGCAAACACTACCCGGGTTGTTGGGACTTA TGGTTACATGTCGCCTGAATATGTGATGGGAGGTGCCTTTTCTGTAAAATCGGACACCTATAGCTTCGGTGTTCTTCTCTTGGAGATTGTAAGTGGCTTGAAGATCACCTCCCAGCAACTCGTAATGAACTTTGTCGGCCTTACAGCTTAT GCATGGAGACTATGGGAAGATGGAAAAGCAACCGAACTGGTGCACTCTTCGGTTACTGAGAGTTGCTCACTTCAGGAAGTTCTACGGTGTATCCATGTCGGACTCCTGTGCGTTCAAGACTGTCAAAATGATAGGCCACTCATGGCATCAGTTACTTTTATGTTAGAGAATGAAAGTGCACTGCTCCCAACACCAAAGCAGCCTGCATATTTTCCTCTACGAAGCTTCGAACCTGGAAACATAAGGGAAAACATGGAAAACTCTATGAATGTAGTGAGCATCACAACACTTGAGGGGCGTTAG